GCCACTCTTGGCTGATCCATCTGATATCCAATTCTTCGCCCCCAATCTCTAAGCTCGTTTTCACCTATTGACATAGGATCATAGATCAGGGTATTTAAGAAATTACTTTTATCATTACGATGACTGTAAAATCGTATCATTGATTCCTGTTGCTCAATGATTAATTCAGCTGTCATTTTTACCAGTTTTCCAATATTACGAACTTCGTTGGAATCGCCAGTAATACCAACCACTCCGATTACTTTATTATTCTTATCAACAATAGGAAGATTAATACCTGGTCGCACCCCCATCAGATTCTTCGCTTGTGACTCTGTTACCTCACAAATAATTGCTTGCCTGATTGCCTTCATTGCGGTTTCGTGAAAAGTACCAATTCGTTCCGGTGAACCACTGCCAATGATAAATGCTTCTTTATTCATCACATTAATATTATAACCAAGGTTATTCATCACTTCATCCGCAATTTTTTGAGCAATTTTTTTATCAAGCATCCATAGTACCTTTTTTTATATTCCGAATCACTAAACTAACACCAATAAATTTACGTTTCAATATTAAAATCATCAGATTGCCGAAACCAGCTTCATCAGGTTTTCTACTTGGGCCTGTAACAGTTCTCTGGCATGGGCCATCTGCCAATCAAGTCCACGGGTATTATTGCATAGCGCAAAAGCGGCAATAATCCCTTGTTCAAAGACTTTTTCATAACCTGGTTCAAGCGCTCCAGAAATAATAATTGCCGGAACCTTCTGCTTATGTGCCCGCTTTCCAACGCCACTGACAACTTTGCCCATAGTACTTTGAATGTCAGTTTTACCTTCGCCTGTAATAACTAAATCTGCTCCTTGAATTTGCCTGTCAAACTGGATTTCGTTAAGAACAATCTCAAGTCCAGATTGTAACTGAGCGCCAAAATATGTAACCAGCGGTAAAGCCGTACCACCAGCTGCACCCATTCCTACCAAAGAAAGCAAAGTTTTCCCTGAGTTTTTTTCAAACAAATCCCCCAGGTGCTCCAGCCCCTTATCAAGAATAGCTACTATTTCAGATGTAGCGCCTTTCTGGGGACCATAAATAGCTGCGGCTCCATTTTTACCGCAAAGCGGATTAGAAACGTCACAGGCAATTAAGAAGTCAGCCTCAAAGATTTGAGGATCAACAGCATCTAAATCGATTTTTTTTATCTCCGCCAGATTTTTACCAAAAGGTAATATCGGTTGATCGTCTTCATTTAGAAATCTTACTCCAAGAGCTGTAGCAAGACCAGTTCCGCCGTCATTGGTTGCACTGCCACCCAAGCCTAATATAACTTTTTTCAAGCCACGCCGAACAATAGCATCATAAATCATTTCACCCGTACCAAAAGTTGTTGTATTTAGAGGATTTTGCTCTTCCTTTTTAATCAGTGTCAAGCCAGATGCTGCTGCCATCTCAATAACAGCAGTCTGATTATCAATAATTCCATATTCAGCCTGGATATTTCTATATAAGGGATCATGCACCTGCAAACTGATACGCTCACCGATGCCTCCCTGCATTAGAGCTGAAACCATTCCTTCACCACCATCGGAAATCGGAATTTTTTTAATTTTTGCATCCGGAATGACATTGATAATCGCTGTTTCGATTATATCACAGACCTCAATAGCCGTTAATGACCCTTTATATGAATCCGGTGAGATAACAATTTTCATATTATTTATCCTCCATTAGCTGAGCGCCTTAAAATGTCTTTCTTATTTATGTGAAATGCAAGATTCTTACTTCTGATTGATAAAATCTTTAACTGTCCGATTGAATTTTTCAGGTTCTTCCCAGAAAAGCATATGCCCGGAATCTTCAAAAAACTCTACTTTTGCACCAGGAATGGTTTCTGCCACGTAGGCACTTCCCTGCCAATCAAAAACTGCACTGTTACGAGCAACACAAACTAGAGTTGGAACACTGATACAAGGCAGAAAATCCCGCCAATCTAAATTTGTATGATCGCGCATAATTTCTATCCGAATAT
This genomic interval from Eubacteriaceae bacterium ES3 contains the following:
- a CDS encoding glycerate kinase; the protein is MKIVISPDSYKGSLTAIEVCDIIETAIINVIPDAKIKKIPISDGGEGMVSALMQGGIGERISLQVHDPLYRNIQAEYGIIDNQTAVIEMAAASGLTLIKKEEQNPLNTTTFGTGEMIYDAIVRRGLKKVILGLGGSATNDGGTGLATALGVRFLNEDDQPILPFGKNLAEIKKIDLDAVDPQIFEADFLIACDVSNPLCGKNGAAAIYGPQKGATSEIVAILDKGLEHLGDLFEKNSGKTLLSLVGMGAAGGTALPLVTYFGAQLQSGLEIVLNEIQFDRQIQGADLVITGEGKTDIQSTMGKVVSGVGKRAHKQKVPAIIISGALEPGYEKVFEQGIIAAFALCNNTRGLDWQMAHARELLQAQVENLMKLVSAI